The DNA segment CTCTTTTGCTAAATCTAGACAAACTGGGGTGTTTCTACACACAAGTTTATTTAGGCAATGTGTGTTCATGTTAGTCAATGTCCAAgagaaaaaactatttattactGATAAAAAACTAACTGTAATTAATAATTTCCTGCATCTAAGAGACTTCTAGATGCCTTATGCAAATAACATCATAATTTATGTTTAGACTCTTAGAATTCCATCTAATCAAGTTTAATACAATTGACTAGACAAACCTAGTTGAGACACCACCAGACACAGTGGCTTATGAGCATGcaaaacctgacacacacacacttcacgtGTGACACTAATCCTCAATGGGATTATGTTAGACGTTAGATATTATCATCCAAGTAATGTTAGATATTGCCACCATAAAATGTCTGAGTACAATTCTCCCTGGCCATAACACAGTTACAACGTAACGGTCGTGCTTTTATCTCCAGACCTTATCTTGGAACGCTGCTGCTAATTAACATAACTCTCTAGTGAATGAATGAAGAGCCTATCATGAGctgatataaatgtaattatgacataactaaattatatgtaaacatttgatgtgttataattaaattattgtgatgtgtattaaatattacaatttacaaacatgtaaatattttacaacaataagtaaaacaaataacttcatattaaaatgtataaattttatttaaagcaaaaataaaaatactgtataataattaGAGTAAATATTTACTCCTTTTATATACACAATAGCAATTATACATAGCTTGTTGCCATTGTGCACACGACAGAAATTAGCATTGttctaaaaacagaaaaattaaatattaaaagttaatcTGGCGCTCATAAACCCTATTATGACGCAACCGTCCTTGACGATTCAGATGCAGATTGCGATTGAAAACAAACAGTAAATTGTAAAATCATGATAGTAATCGATCTGCTCTTATTTTAAGGGTCTCGAGTTAATCATACATTCGCAGTTTGGCCTCCCTCAATCAGCTCTACCTAAACAAGGCCAAATACAAGTTCAGCGTGCACGGGATTCCTCCATGTTCGTGCACGTGCGTCCTTGGCTGCTCATCTAAAAATTCAGAATGGAAACACGATTGTTACTTCACTTTTAATGCAACTAAATACGTTAAATCTCGAGATGTGGCACACGGAAGCGTTGCAATCATCACTAAACCGCGCGTTTATCCGCCACTCTTCAATGTCAAAGACACGGCTTACATCGCATCTTGACGACGGTGCTCGTTTAAAACAATGCTAATCGAGAGAGTTCGTTTAGATGAGGCATGTGCGAAACAATAAAACAGCCATTCAAACCATATACCTACATTTGTTGCAGGAATGTTAAATAAGTATCCTTAGCTGCAGGAAGTGCAGTGAGAGTCGCAGAgtaccagagagagagagcgtacgTGCGTGATGGCGTGATAGTGGAGCAGGATTTGAGCGCGCGGCGCTACGCAGAGAGCGTATGAAGTACTGTTACAAGTGCATGCGATGCCCTTACTGACATGAGGAATATGAGAACGACAGACCGGCCCACTTTCCCCTTTGAGAGTTATGTCAAGGATTTCATTGTCATCATAAAAATACTTCCTCTTTACTGATCTTGCACATTAATGGCGTCTATATTAATGCAATATATTCCACTTATTAGCGTCGTATCCCGGTCAGCATGATGCACAGTTAAATGTTACAATGAAAACATTGCATTGAGCTTTCATTTGATTATGTGTAATGTTGGCTGCCCAATGTAGTCGCTGGAACTGCATGGCGGGGTTATATGTGTTATGCAACCATGATCTGCAAAGGTTTTGAGCTGTCTAGTAAATACATCCAGAtccctgcaagaaaaaaagtgaaacttgtggcAACTCAAACATGAAATTAAGTGTGCCaaataacttaatttcagtttgGAGCCAGATAGATGTACATAGATTCAGTGTTTGTGCTATGGCAACTCAGCAGTTTTCTTCTCATGATCAAACAATACTTTCTTAACTCCTAAATATGGGGACCAATGAGGGTCCTGTTCCTCCCATTGGCTTGTCCAATAAGAGCATTCATCAGTCAGTGACATTTGAGCAGCATTAAGGGCATTGTCATTATTTGCTTAAAAGGAAGAATGTGTGTATAGCTATACAGACATTAAACTAGCCACTATAACAGTGCCACTATAAAAACAAGGACATTTAAGATTCTActatttactctccctcatgtcgttccaaacttgtttTACTAAAATGAGTGATTTCTCGAAAATGTACATCTTGCGTTCCACAGAATGAAGTCAGTCCtacagtttggaatgacataaggatgagtaaataaaaagtgaatattCATGTGTTTTCCTTTAAGGCAGCCGAGCTGTCAAAGAATGCCTGGCTCACATGATGTTTATCTAAATTGTGTCAATCCtgctaaatttagatttttgtagtCTAAAAATAGCACTTTGTAAACACCGAAGTACAAATACAACCTATCATCTCACTGAAATTAGTTATCAGATGCTAGCTGagaaattttaagttaaatatttttctattgcCATTGCTGATAAATGTATTTAGTGTCTAAACAGTGCATGGGTTTGTCTTGAGGGTAATGAGGGCAGCTGGAAATTGGGAGATATATAGGATTTCTTCCATAGTGAGGTCTTGACCATTAGTTGGCAAAAATGAAACATTGATATATAAGTTCTATATAGGTTAAAGAATGTATATGTACATTCTTCTTCATTAAACTAATAAGACCTGTAATTCATTTTCCAGTGCCTAGGCTCTTCAATCCCTCCCCTGGAATATTACAGCGGCTGCCAATCCTTTGGTTATTAATGAACCCATGTGACCCGGAGAGAGGACTGCATACTATTTCAGACTGACCTTTATGAGACAAGGGCTGTgacaacagagagagacagacacattagctcacactcacatgcacaaatACATAGAGGATGGTATTTGCTGGTGAAGCTGTAcaggttttgattgcttcttttggCCTAAATGTTCTGTTTTTATAGTCTTACAAAGTATTAtaaatgtggtaacactttacagttcCATTTATTACCAGGTACATTTACCAGTACATTCTTAGAAAATTAAACATTGTATCtattaatattactcatgtaATGGACATGAgcaaacatgaactaacaatgttgtattttttattaactaacattaacattaatttaaaaatatgggAGCAAATGtactgctcattgttagttaatgctagTTAATACACTAAATATAGTTGAAAAAccgaaccttattgtgaagtgttaccataaaTGTATACAAACAGTACCAAATCTTTACATTTGTCAGATATGAagctatatatttgtatatatagtagaaatgtttatattattttagactttaagtttatattttatttcaattgacatttttttaatggttttaagttaactataataaccctgtttctAACTCAGATTTGACAAACTCAGATCTAACTGGTGTAATTTCATTGCTCGTGATCACATGAGCTTCACAAACAGCTGCTTGAACCCTCTATGCACATGTGTTCACTAAAGATAGCCAGCTGGACTAACAGTATTTTGCATTCATGTGGTTTtcgattcatttattcattctagTTTGTATGATTTATATACCAAAAGCACAGTGAAATCATGTGCTTTTAACACACGTCTGATGGCTTGATGCTGCATCACTCACTTAGGGAGGTGAAGGTGCATGTGGAGCCATTACAGTGTGAATGCATTTGTGGCGAAAAGGTTACAGGGAAATGCAACTCAGAACCCCGTGACCATTGACCCTCAGCATCAGCGGCCTAGGAAGCAAATCAGAGAGCATTCATTTCTCAGAATTCAACTTCACGGCTCTGCCACTGCAAACCACATTAACAAGACAAACCAAATGGGATATAATGACAACAATAGATCACACAAGCACAGCCTATCCCCATCCCTCCCTCTCAAAAACTCATACACTCTCACAAAGAAGACCCAAATGTAGACACACTCTATGAAGTGAATGACCCCTCTCTGCTTGGTGTTCCTCTGATAGGAGAGCTGTATTGAGGTCACGGGTCACTATTTTCCTGTTGCTTACATCAAGCTGATGAGAACAGAAGAGGAGAGAGAATGCAAGGGCATTGTGACATCACAATGAGACGGGATCTGTTCATCACTCTTACAGGCCACTCAAAGCTATCAACATACTGTGGGTAGCACATCTCTGAATGTGACTGCGAAATGCTATGaaacattcagaaatgaaacTAATTAAAAGTGTATTTAGATGATATTCCAGAGCAGGAGTTTCCATCTTGTTTGCAGAAGCAGAATGACCTAAAATGTTTACTTGAAGTATTGCTAACCTTTCAGAAAATATGAATGTCATAACAGCTTCTCATGtaattggatttttaaaaaaaattaaatttaatattttttaaagatcatgtaattgttttattcattataattctatatatgttagtatatatactattatgtgtttattagtgtttttaattagtttttatactataatataataatcatttatattctagttttcattttcagtttagttaaaattttagtacttttttatatacatttgatgtttttattagtattttttaatatttctatttagcctcagcttttatttagtttcagtaattctaatatttcagatttaactagtattttatttcagctaggtgctttaattttttagttttaagtttttcatctaacattattttacttcagctttatttcagttaaaaaaatcgttttcattatttttagttaacgATAAAAACACTTAAACCCTGTTCTATTGTATAAAAATAAGCCTATATACTTAaaccatatataaaatatgtgcataacattacataattttagacattttttttaataattctacaCATAATGACAAAACACCTTTTCTATTTTCAAAATTCTATTTCCAGAAGATTAATACAATCgtctttatggttttagttagttaAGTTACATATGAGAGCAAAACAGTTTGACAAAACACACAGGAGTCACATAAAAATCAACAGATGTTTAGTGTGTGGTTAATTTTACTCTAATATTCATACAGACATACAGTGACACTGGGAGAATAGTGCTTCCATCAATGATAAACACTCCAGCGACTGTGGAGTTTATTGCAAGTGATGAATGTGGAAAAATCTTTGCCTTTCTTTAGTTATTCAGGATACTGTTGATAAGAAAGGAGTCTAGTAGTCCAGGAGACCCATCTTCCTCTTAAGGGACTCGGGCATCTCAGGGGGTGGTGGACGGGGCAGACGGAAGTACACCTTCACGGAGTCGTAGATGAACCACTGGAGAGCGGTCAGTGTGCCAATCATAATGATTCGAGCAAAAAGACCCTTCCACACACCTGTGGGAAAAACATTACACACATATAGACCTGTTACTAAGCGGTGCTTATCTACCCTTTAGATCTCATGACATTTAAACATGCCAATAATTAACCATCTGAGataaaagaacaaaatgaattggtcatttttaatttctaatgaGATCCCCATGATACTGAGCTGATCTGATGGAAATAAGTCCAGGAACAACAGCCTCCTCTTTTGGTTATAAAGAGTATTACATCCATCTGCTACCTCAGTGAAATGGTGCTTCAAGGTCTAAAGATTTTTTATGAGCAATTTATGAGCACTATAACAACATTAACCatgtataaaaagtttttaacaaataaaataaatcaatcaatttgaTGGGGGAATTAACAATATAATACAAACCCATGCTGAAGATACGTGCCTGTTTTTTTGCAGGCAAAATTGATTTAGTAtaataaatcttttatttatttggtaaatatATATCTCTATGTTTAATTATAGAAACAAGTACATTTTGCTAAACataaatcaatcagtcaatcaatctaCCACAGGAAAGTCTTTTGACATAAATTGCAAATGCTACGGTTTACATCTGTatcgtgttttttttattattattattatttaacaagaTAATGTTTAACTAGGTATATGCTATGAAATAGTCTAAAAGTtgcttatttaaaattgtttgtcataaaataaagATCAGGCAAATAACAAACTTTTTTCAGTTGAAATCATCCACAAATTGACTCCAGATTACATTTGGTCATGTAACAATGTTTTCTTGGAACAGACCTCCAATTGACCCGTTACTAATGTGACAGGAATGATGACAAAGTATAATAActgctttttttaatgtacttgaTTTTGCTCGGTCAGTCGTGATATTCtgtggtgaaatattattttataatggccattaaaatgtataaattacgGTTTCCTATCTGTTCTAGCCACTCCTGTCTTTTCttcttacataataaaataattccaattcaaatcagtattttatgtttatgattgtatttatttggtaagtaATCATGTGATAAGCAAGACAGTGTACAGTATGCTGGACATTATGGTAAATCAGCCCCCTcaggtttttttctttgttatttgaaCAACAGCTGTTGactgttaaatgttatatatatatgtatttgcagTGACTCACCTGCGGGTCCCAGCCTTTTCACCACCTCAACAGCTGAACTGCCTTTCTCTTTATTCAGTACAGACACCACAGAGTCAGCGGGATGGGACACCACAGCACAGAACACGCCAGCTGAGGACAGACATCACAGCTTATAAGTATCTATATCATTCCATGCAAGCTTGAGCCGGCACTCTTTACAGAGAAATATCATGCTAAAAGGTATGCTTCTAAACATGTATCTAAGGGCCTGACAACTTACCAATATAACCAGCAACAAAGGTCACCACCAGCTGCTCAGGTTTGGAGCACTCACTGCGCGGTTTTGGTACTATGTACTTGTACAGCATCTCCACGGTTCGCTCGAAACAGGCAAACTTCATCATGGTGTAGGGGATCTGCCTCAGCCACAAGGGATAAACACCTTTATAGAACCTGCACAGACAGTAACACCCACAATTAAGACTCCAGCAGAGTCCTCTCAAGGGCCTCAAGGGCCTATTTTGCTAGTGTGGAGATTTGAAtaatctaaaaaatgtttttccaagCACCTGGAAAGGTTCAATGAATATTACATTTCCTTCATAGAACTATTGATACTGATTAAATTACCTTAATTTTCAGCATAAACCATCTAATCCTCAaccatcaattaaaaaataaaaatttaaaaaaaaaatgtatatttttttattttttaacttcatCAGAATGGTAAGAAATTAGATTTTTGGGGCACTTGATAACTTAAAAAAGAAAGGTTAAAAGGTCACGTGATTTTCTTAGGCAAAAATGACGGTCATAGGAAATGAATtcgaaaaatgtaaaatacagagCAATTTTTTGGGTCATAATTTACAAATCAGCAACgactatacacacatataaaaaacataaacaaatacaaaacacaaaacctaataaacataaacaattatatcTGAAAATACTCTTATAAGCAAATAGGGCATTATTTTAACTTAGTGTATTAATTgggaaaaaatattacatttgttttgcattatttgatataaaaataaatcgtGTATAATTTAGAGGTAAATATGGTCTAGTACCATGAAatatttcttaaagaataaatattactgaaacaaaatatagcattcatttaatcaacaaaaaaaaaatcttatttggtCTCTTTAGACCTCTGATGATTGTAAGTGTGAATCCTCAGTGTTAAGTATCTACTCACGCTTTTAGCCCCTCCTCAGCATGCATTTTGGGGGCGCACTCTCTCAGGGTGTTAGCATAGCCGGGCTGCGTCTGGATGCGCACTTTGCATGCTTCCATAGGAGCCAGTGCAATATCGGCGAAAAATTCAGCACTGGCAGATGCGGCCAGATACACTGATGTCCTCCACAAATAAGCATTCTCCTGCTCACCagaccaaaacaaacaacagcagtgatcataaacaaatatgcaaaaatatacgTGTTCTGGGACAGTCTTTGCAGATCTTCTTTGTATCTCCAAAGTAGAGACTCACCTCTCCAAGCATGTCATTGTACAGCACCTTAAAGACTTCATAGAAACCGAACTTGCAAAGGCCTTGCATGGAGTAACCAATGAATGTAGGAGCCCACCCTTTGCCCAGACCCCTAAAGCCATCCTCTCTCAGGGTCACTGAGAAACCATTGAAGATGGACTTGTACTTAACTGGGTCCACCTAGAAGAAAACAGGCATTTCCCAAAGTCTGGCTAAGTCAAAACAAGTAGGTAACTTCTTTAGATTTTTACACATATAGCTTTAATGTTACATTAGAGAAGTAAAACAAACACCTGTATGCGGCATTTAATGAGGTCGAGGGGCacgactgctgtgtgtgtgagaccacAGCTCAAAACCCCACCGAAACCACAGAGAGCGTAATATTTATTTGACCCATATTCACAGCTCACATCTGCATCTGAgggacatacaaaaaaaaaattaacatcacAAAATTCATCACAAACATCAATACTGTCAGTGTGTGATAAAACAGAGGAAAAATACACTGAGCTTAAGTCAGTTAAAGCCAATTCAATGTGTTTGGAGCCCAAGGAAGTGAAATAAGATGGTGTACTCAATGGCACAATCATTAGAGTGTCCTTCATGTTCAAGTGcatttttttcttgagaaaaagCGTCTAGGAATTAACAGTCAATAATGACAAGGTAAAGTCTATTAGCCCTGAGTGTAATCCTTGTGGAGGAGGTTAATTCTTTACGGATGGAATGATGTGCATTCTGTCAGTCCGagtgcactttaaatacagtAGTGTAATTTCACTGAGCATCGTCACAACACCAGCAAACCTTTCCAAACTCttacaacacataaaaaaacaacaacctaaaaatactaacaaaataataataaaaaaaaaaaaaaaaaaaaaaaagaggacaaaataaaaaataaatcaaacaaaaaaaataaataaatattgaaatatgtacaaaaaaaccAACCTAAAACATCATCTATTTTGGACAGAAGTCTACTACTTTTTGCAACCAACTTTCCATTTCAGGAGATAAAGAAGAACTTCTTACCATCATAAGCTGCTGCAGCAAGTTTGCGTTTTCTCTGCAGGCTCTCTTGTTGCTGATCTGGTTTGATGGAGAAAAGAGGAGCCTGGAAAGGATTCGACCGTGCCAGCTGTGTTAGGGTGGTTGGGTACATTTTCACCAGGGTTTACTGCTGAAACAGACAGGTGAcgattaaaagcaaacaaaagctAGCCTTTTTCGCATACAGCCTTTTTTGAAACAGTATTTCTCTCTCAATCAAGTTTTTCAGAAACTCATATTGAAAGAAGTAGTGCACTCACTTGTCGGTTGTAAAGAAACGGCGCCTCCTGGGTGCATCAGCGGCAAGTGAATCTGAGACATCAGATGACCTCAGACTAAATCACCCTGACCTTCTGTGACGTCATCACACTTGAGTGAACACCAATCCATTTGAAAGAGGAATTATGGGCCACACTAGCATTCATATACCCCACCCATTTATCAATTACATCACTCTGTGTATTGAGTTATTGGTGCAAATATGAGTCCATCTAAATTGTAGTAACTGATGGTCGAGTCTCACTGCAAACCTGAGCTCATGGTAGCGTGTGTGAGCTTATTACGCACAGCAGAGGCTGGTGTAAGGCGATTAAACTCAATGAGATGGTCTATTCCTGGATCAGAGCACAGCGCTGTGCAGTTATATCCTCCTTACCTACAGTCTACCAGATCAAAGTGAGGTCAGACTTTCCAGTGTCTCTGTGAAGAACTGCAATGTAGCACAGCAAACCTGTTCTCTCACCCTTTAGACAATTCAATTAGTTAAGAAGATTTAGGTTAAACATATACACACTCTTATAAAAATAATCCAAACTGAAATTGATGAGGAGGTAAACCGCTTTATTAAGCCATATTCtgtcaaatacataaaaagtacCTGAACCTTCCAAGCTTTATTTCACAAATCCACAGCActgtgtaatgtaaaataaatacatattcagATTATTGATTCGTAAATGTATCATGGTCTTAAAAGCAGAGTAAAGGGCATGATGGCGGGCGTTTTACTCATTGTCCAGTTCTCCTAATGTAACAACAAGTATAAAGATCTTGCAAAGTTTAACCCAAATTCgttttttaagacatttaaaatgttatattgacgatttataaaatacattttccaaaactgagaaaacagttttcaaaatattgtttttagaaCTAGATGGTATAGTTCTTCTTGCAAACTCTCAATTAATGCAAATCtattgacatttataaaaacttttgCAACTCCAAGATCCCAAATTAATAAAAgtgattaaaatgataaaaataaaatattaagtgacCTCACATTGCAAAAcagtttattgaaaatatttgtatttccaCAACATACATAAATACTACAAGGGCATCAGTGTTAAGATGGATACGGCACCTTTAAAGAGCTAcatgtgaaaataaatgcaaaaatattgtcACAAGTAGACACTAAATGTAGTTTACAAACAAAGCAAGTGTATTTAGCCGACTCCTTCAGCACTTCAACTCAGAATCCCATTCGTGGACAGCACCAAcattattctgtaaaataaagtacaaatgaaaaacaaaaaaaaacaaaaaaacactcactcAACATACAAAGGCAAGAAAAGTCactgttttaaaattataacCAGGTTTTTTTCCTCTAAACCGGTTCATTTGGAAGAGAGCATGAGCAGACATACATGATGCAAAAGCTCTGGGTTTCTGTCTTTGTATGAATCTATAAAGATCGCAGGTAAAAGTCCACAGCTGCTGAGTCAACAGAGAGATGCACTGGCTGAGTACGATAGAGAGGGCAAAGAGTGGGGCGACTGCATGACATTCATTTGCTGGTGCGATCATCTGCTCCGTTCTGCTTGAAGAGTCCAACCTCATCAGTCTCCATGGCCTGGTAGACAAAGAACAGGAATCCAGCGACCGCACTGAGCAGCAGAAGCTGCACCCACACTGGCAGGCTGCGCCGCGCTCTGCTCTTCACAGCAGGGGGCGCCGCGGGCTTGGAAGCGGTTAGAGGGACTGCGGCCACGCGAGGAACAGATCGGGTCTCTGTGTAGGTGGAGGAGGAGCTGGTTTCTCTGAGCTCCTTAAGACGGAGACGGGATTCATCCAGCCATGCGTCACTGACCAGGGGGCGGCCAGCTGCTCCTCTGATTGGTCGGCGACAGGTGGcactaaaattacatttgaaaaataaacttaatttaatatgGATTCTCTGAAAATAAGTCTTAATTTTTGGGAAAATTTAGCTTCAAGGAAATTTACcttgttttaaaagatttttttgatataaactagacaaaaatacacacacttttacaaaaagtattttacttTGTCCATTTTACGTacgtttgaaaaaaatatatacaggttAGGGTTAGCTATGTTTATCTGCAATCTTTTGCTACTTATCTTTTATTGGAACTTAtctgttgtttgtgtgtatgtattttcatAACACTAATTTTgttcagaattattttattttgaaaaaaagcaACTCATGCCTACAATCACTTGAATAAACCTCTTTTATGATAAGTATATTAATACTTTTGATATTTACTTGgagacaaactaaaaaaaaaagtcagggaGTGTTGAGGGTGCTACAACTGTCTGAATAGAAACCAAGttgtttattacatatatatatatatatatatatacatatacatatatatatacacatatacatatatatatacacatatatatatgaaaaatgtaatatatatatatatgtatatccacCAAATGTCATGTGATGTGGCGAATAGgcagacaaaacaaaaatctctcaaaatatcaaattattttgatatttcagaATATCAGTTGGTAATGAGTAAAATGTAATAACCCCCAAAAAGACAagtataatgaaaacaaaaaaaacaaataataatcatgaataaaaatatacatatacaaataaaaataaaaaataaattaataaaaaaaataactttttttaccttaaatacatttagcaaaataatGATTGAGATGATTATTATTTGTACACTCACATATATTCAAGATCTAAGGAGAACAGGTCATTACTTTTTACTAAGTTTCACCATTTAATACTTTATAATCAAATGTATTGTTTCTTCAAAATAGTATAGCTTTAGGGGGCGTTATAAACCAGATTTTTCAAGACTTGGACACCCTTATTAGTGTCCGACCCTCTGGTGGATAAGGCTCTGGTGTTTGATGAGTGTGATTGCTAGAAACCTCTGTCCTCCATACCTGATTCCAGTAGGGGTGTTGAGGTTTTCAGTGGGAAAGATCTCTTTAAGCACATCTCTCTCTACCGTCCTCGGGGTCTGATCAATAGCCGACACCTTTTCAACCTGCGCACAAAGACAGAGCCACAAAGACGTGAAAACTGGGGCAAGATATTACACCACCACAAGTGCTGCGATACTGAAAATCCATgacgaaagtgacgtgacattcagccaagtatggtgacccatactcagaattcgtgctctgcatttaacccatcagaagtgcacacacacagagcagtgaacacacacccagagcagtggacagtcgtttatgctgcggcgcccggggagtagttgggggttcgatgccttgctcaagggcacctcagtcatggtattgaaggtggagagagaactgtacatgcactccccccacccacaattcctgccggcccgagactcgaactcacaaccctttgattgggagtcagactctctaaccattaggccacgacttccctgttGACAGctttcactttaaaaacaaaagaaagaaaaaagtgttaTATAACACCACAGTAGTGCATAATCTAAGTGCCAAAACTTGTGAATCCCACATTTCCTCATCTCCTTTACACACCTGTGGAGCCAAACAccatacagctcatgaaattACCATTGCTGACTTTGGCGTCTCCGTCTGGCTGCTATCAAGTCCTCGGACAGAAGTGATTTGGGAAAAGAAAGGGGTGATTTTGGACTGTCTAGTCTTGGACTTGGTCTTTGGTGAGCCAAAGCTCTCCTGATAAACCAACAACGTGAATTACAATTGCACTGTAACCTATTACCAAGTCAAAAACAAACATCCAACAATGAATCAACTGCAAACCTGGGAAATGTCATACGAGACCAGAAGAGAGTCCTCTGAAGCCGTACGGGACGCAGAATCCCTAAAAGAACTTGCGTGTGATGGGAAAACCTCTCTTTGGCCATCACAGGAAGGTGAAA comes from the Cyprinus carpio isolate SPL01 chromosome B4, ASM1834038v1, whole genome shotgun sequence genome and includes:
- the slc25a3a gene encoding solute carrier family 25 member 3a, with the protein product MYPTTLTQLARSNPFQAPLFSIKPDQQQESLQRKRKLAAAAYDDADVSCEYGSNKYYALCGFGGVLSCGLTHTAVVPLDLIKCRIQVDPVKYKSIFNGFSVTLREDGFRGLGKGWAPTFIGYSMQGLCKFGFYEVFKVLYNDMLGEENAYLWRTSVYLAASASAEFFADIALAPMEACKVRIQTQPGYANTLRECAPKMHAEEGLKAFYKGVYPLWLRQIPYTMMKFACFERTVEMLYKYIVPKPRSECSKPEQLVVTFVAGYIAGVFCAVVSHPADSVVSVLNKEKGSSAVEVVKRLGPAGVWKGLFARIIMIGTLTALQWFIYDSVKVYFRLPRPPPPEMPESLKRKMGLLDY